The genomic stretch CGGTCGTACGCCAGGAGCGCTACCCGGTCGCCGGCCCGGGAAGCGAGTGCGGCCAGGAGGAGCGCCGCGTCCATGGAGGCGTCGAGGCGGGGTGCGTCGCCCACGCGGCCGGCGGAGGTGCGGCCGGTATCAAGGACGAGCAGGATGTGACGGTCGCGTTCCGGGCGCCAGGTGCGGACGGCCACGGCCGACTGGCGGGCGGTGGCCCGCCAGTCGATCGAGCGGGTGTCGTCGCCGGGGACGTACTCGCGCAGGCTGTCGAACTCTGTTCCCTCACCGCGTGTGAGCACGCTGGTGCGTCCGTCGAGTTCACGCAATCGGGCGAGTTTCGACGGGAGATGCTTTCGGCTGGTGAACGGGGGCAGAACCCGTACTGACCAGGGCAGCTTGTGGGCGCCCTGACGGGAGAACAAACCGAGGGGGCCGTAGGAGCGGATCGTCACGCGGTCGGCCTGGCGATCGCCGCGACGGATGGGGCGCAGCCTGGTCGTCACGCGTCTGCGTTCGCCCGGAGGCACGGTCAGACGGTGGCGGGAGGCCTCGATCTCGGTGCCTGGCAGCCAGCTGCTGGGCGGCCAGGCATCCCGCAGCTGTGCCCGCAGGGGCCGGCGGGACGGGTTGGTGATCATGAGGGTGACGTCGGCGGTTTCGCCGAGACGGGTGGCGGTGTCGCCGGACCGGGACAGCACGAGCCGTCGTACCGGCGCGGCGAGTGCGTAGTCGCAGGCGCAAGCGAGGGCCAGGGGGCCGTTGACCGCGAGGATGCCTGTCCAGCCGGGTTCCAGGATGCCGACGGGGATCGAACCGAGGGCCGCGAGGAGGGCGGCGCGTCCGGTGAGCGCCATCAGCGGGGGACCGGGACGTGGGCGAGGATGGCGTTGATGACGGAGTCTGCCGTCACGCCTTCCATCTCCGCCTCGGGGCGCAGCTGGATCCGGTGTCGCAGGGTGGGCAGGGCGAGAGCCTTCACGTCGTCGGGGATGACGTAGTCGCGGCCCGTCAGCCAGGCCCAGGCACGGGCGGTGGCCAGGAGCGCGGTGGCACCGCGCGGGGAGACGCCGAGGGTGAGGGAGGGCGACTCGCGGGTCGCGCGGCAGATGTCCACGACGTAGGCCGTGATCTCGGGGGACACGGCGGTCTTGGCGACGGCGGCACGGGCCGCGTCCAGGTCGGCGGCGCCCGCGACGGGGCGTACGCCGGCGGCGTGCAGGTCGCGTGGGTTGAAGCCCGAGGCATGGCGGGTCAGGACGTCGATCTCGTCCTGCCGGGAGGGCAGAGGGATCGTCAGTTTGAGCAGGAAGCGGTCCAGTTGGGCTTCGGGGAGGGGGTAGGTGCCCTCGTACTCGACCGGGTTCTGGGTCGCGGCGACCAGGAACGGCTCGGGCAGCGGGCGCGGTGTGCCGTCGACCGTGACCTGGCGTTCCTCCATGGCTTCGAGGAGGGCGGACTGGGTCTTGGGCGGGGTCCGGTTGATCTCGTCCGCGAGGACCAGGTTGGTGAAGACCGGGCCGGGCTGGAAGGAGAACTCGGCGGTACGGGTGTCGTAGACGAGGGAGCCGGTGACATCGCTCGGCATCAGGTCCGGGGTGAACTGGACGCGTTTGGTGTCGAGTTCGAGTGCGGATGCCAGGGTGCGGACGAGCAACGTTTTGGCGACTCCGGGGACTCCTTCTAGTAGTACGTGTCCGCGGCAGAGGAGAGCGACGACGAGGCCGGTCACGGCGGGGTCCTGGCCGACCACGGCTTTGGCGATCTCGGCGCGCAGGGCTTCCAGGGAGGCACGGGCGGCGCCCGCGTCCCCGGCGGTCCCGGCGTTGTCAGTGGTCGGGTCCATCATGGACGGCGTACCTCTCTTTCGAGGGCGTCGAGTTGGTCGGTCAGTGTGATGAGGGCCGCGTCGTCGCCGGGCGGCGGTCCGAAGAGAAGGGAGTGCAGGGCCTGTCCATCCTGCGAGAGGTGGGCGGACAGGGCGGGAAGCAGGGTCTCGGGCGTGTGCGCCTGGGTGACGGGGATGCCGACGAGAGGGGCGAGCCGGGTGCGGGTGGTGGAGCGAAGAGCGGCGGCCGCGCGGTCGCGGGCGTCGGCCTTGCGGTAGAGGCGGGCGCGGCCTTCGGTGGTCTCGGAGGCGCGGATTGCAACGGGGAGTTTTTCGGGCACGAGGGGGCCGAAGCGGCGTGCCCGCCAGACGGCGGTCAGCGCCGCTGCGATGAACAGCTGCAGGGTGCCCCAGAGCCAGCCCGAGGGAAGCAGGTCGAGGAAGTTCTTCCGGTCGCCGGTGTCGGTGACCGAGGTGTCGGAGAGCGAGGGGAGGTACCAGACCAGATGGGGGCGGGAGCCGAGGAGTTGGA from Streptomyces roseochromogenus subsp. oscitans DS 12.976 encodes the following:
- a CDS encoding DUF58 domain-containing protein, giving the protein MALTGRAALLAALGSIPVGILEPGWTGILAVNGPLALACACDYALAAPVRRLVLSRSGDTATRLGETADVTLMITNPSRRPLRAQLRDAWPPSSWLPGTEIEASRHRLTVPPGERRRVTTRLRPIRRGDRQADRVTIRSYGPLGLFSRQGAHKLPWSVRVLPPFTSRKHLPSKLARLRELDGRTSVLTRGEGTEFDSLREYVPGDDTRSIDWRATARQSAVAVRTWRPERDRHILLVLDTGRTSAGRVGDAPRLDASMDAALLLAALASRAGDRVALLAYDRRVRALVQGRSAGDVLPGLVNAMAPLEPELVETDAHGLTAAALRTAPRRSLIVLLTTLDAAPVEQGLLPVLPQLTQRHTLLVASVADPHIARMAEARGDAEAVYEAAAAAQAQSERQRTAEQLRRHGVTVVDATPEDLAPTLADAYLALKAAGRL
- a CDS encoding AAA family ATPase, which gives rise to MDPTTDNAGTAGDAGAARASLEALRAEIAKAVVGQDPAVTGLVVALLCRGHVLLEGVPGVAKTLLVRTLASALELDTKRVQFTPDLMPSDVTGSLVYDTRTAEFSFQPGPVFTNLVLADEINRTPPKTQSALLEAMEERQVTVDGTPRPLPEPFLVAATQNPVEYEGTYPLPEAQLDRFLLKLTIPLPSRQDEIDVLTRHASGFNPRDLHAAGVRPVAGAADLDAARAAVAKTAVSPEITAYVVDICRATRESPSLTLGVSPRGATALLATARAWAWLTGRDYVIPDDVKALALPTLRHRIQLRPEAEMEGVTADSVINAILAHVPVPR